The Apium graveolens cultivar Ventura chromosome 3, ASM990537v1, whole genome shotgun sequence sequence AACATTtttcaaaaatgcaaaaaaaaaaacaaaaataagtaATTAAAGCAAAGAATATAGATGACATCTAAATTTGCAATATGTATTGAAGAAAAGTTGTTTTCAGAAAACTGTTTTTCTAGACGTACATATTCCCCTTGCATTGACAATTtgtaatatattaatatataacaTGGTATATATagttttgaaaataaaaattaaattatgaaaataaaatttccataaATATAGTAGTATCCCTCTAAATTATTATTAGTGATAATATGCGCACATGCACACTCTAATCATGCACACTCTAATCATTCACTCCTATCATTTTTATTAGAGAAAATTAATTATGAAATCCCGAATTATATGCAGTTTTTTTCTAAGTCCCTAAATTATAAATGCAAATCCACAAGTAATTCAATTTTTGATTTTTTCCTATCGCGGTCCTTTCATTAAAATCTGAGTATCATTAGTTTTTCCGAGAAGTGACAAATCTCTTAAGAATATTTTTTAAGTTTCAAAGAATCAAATACGATTTTAAAGGTGATTTCGATGTCCATATTCGAAACTTGAGTAATCAAAATGGTCATTTTTCAACCATCTGCCCATATACACCATCAAAATTCAGTTTGTgaaattttcaatttttaaataGAACTAGAGTTTTGATTCGATTAATTTTTTAGTGATGTTGATGGATAGAGTATTGAAAAACGAACGATTTGGTTACTAAAATTTTAAGTTTGAAAACTTGAATTATCTTCAAAATTGCATTTGATTTTTCGGACCTTTAAGATTGTTTTTCGGACCTTTAAGAATGTTTTTCGAATCTAACGGCGTCAGCCTGATTTTGACGAAAGGACTCCAATaagaaaaaaatcaaaagtttaattatttataaattaatatttatagtTTAGGGACTTAAAAAAGTGTCTATAATTTAGGGACGTTAGAATTAATTTTCCCTCTTTATTATTCGTATTTTTTTGCATGAGCAATATTAATGGTTTCAAAATAGATTCCAAATTTGTTTTCGAATTATATTTTACATAATTTAATTGGCGAGACTCCTATTAATACACGGGGTtcaattaatttataaaaaaaaataatcgATAACTAATTGATACGTCATCATTTGGGAATTATTTCAAAAATGTCTTCGAAAGTTCTAGCAGAATTAGGTACCTTAATGTATGCCTTAGAAAATCCGTTGTAAAAATGTTTCCGGCCTTACTCCTATtcttttttcaaaataaaataaacgaAAGTTTTACGTACATTAACACTTGCTTTTATTTCTACATTAACACATGCTTTCGTTCTTTTTTATTTAAAACCCAGTAATGCAATTATGAGACGAAGTGCTTCTTCACTTACCCATTTTCTTGTGCTTCTTCACTTACCCATTTTCTTTTTACGATTTTTCTGTGATATGCTTATGGGCGCACACTACgtacaaattttcataattttagtttattttaattagtcaacatttttaaataataatgaACCCCTACATTTACGACAAATACACCGATCAAAACATTACAAATTTTATAAGTTTTGGTGTTTAGCACGTGCCACACCAAAAGAATCCTTCCTTTAAAATGGAAAATGTTTGATGTACAAAATTTTGTACATGATGCTAGGTAGTGTGTTTTAATTGGAATGACCCTGCATTTATATCAATATAACCAATTAAAACATCTCATATcaaatactccctccgtctcaaTTTATCTGTTTTATTTGACTTTTTATGATCAAATTGACCCAACTTTGACTGAAAATTTCACATAGTGAATTATCGAAagtatttataaaaattatatcatttgaaAGGATGTTTAATATACTTTAACATGTATAttttagttttttaaaataatgaaaaaaCAATTTTTTATTTACGGTCAATGTTCAGTCAATTTGATCATCAAAAGTCAAACAAGAAAGATAAATTGGGACCAAAGGATTACCATGTAATATACAAAATTCTGGAGAACAAGGAAATTTAACACAGTAATTTAGAGTAAAATGGGAGATAATTAAGGGGGGGGGGGAGGTGGAGCCCCCAAGAGAGAAGCTCCAGCTTGTTAATACAAACTCATCATCACAAGTAACTCTCTTTCATCCGTTGAACTCTTCTTCTTCTTACATCACTTTGTGTTTCTCAAGATCTGGGGGTTACTATCTACTCCCTTCTCCATATTACACACACATTACACACACTTCCATATTATTATTTCCCTCTTCTTGGCCTTCTACTCAATCTCTTCTGCATTAATACACAAGCCCCATACAGACATCACCTCATCAGCTTCTAACTGTTGCTGATTAAAGCGCTTATTAGTACAGATCTAGCTACTTCATTTCTCAGGCATTGTTCTCCACCTCCTTGTTTCACTATATTATGCTTCAAAATTTAATcttttttttaatcttttttttTGTCTTTTACATTTTTCTCATGTTTGATCATCTGGGAATTTTTATATTTAGCTTCTACAGTAGACAATTGCCTACCCTTTTTGAGATCTGTTGTTGTTTCATTGACCATGTTGTTATTTTAGGTTCTGTCTGTATGATTTCGAAGTCTTGTCTTTTAAGTTTACCCTTTTTATGTTTCTTTATAATTTGCATCATTCTGTTTGATTAATGCAGTTTTGTGAAGATTGTTTAGTTGTGTTGTGCTTATATTATGAACACAATTCCCATGCCAGCTGTGATGTTATGAGATTGACTTGTTAAGAAAATGTGGATTTCGAAGTCTTGTCTTTTAAAAGTTTACCCTTTATATGTTTATTTATAATTTGCATCATTTTGTTTGATTAATGCAGTTTTGTGATTTTTTAGTTGTGTTGTGCTTATATTATGAACACAATTCCCATGTTAGCTGTGATGTTATGCGATTGACTTTTTATAATCTAGGTTCTGCAAGTATGGTTGTTAAGAAAATGTGGAGCTTAAAGTCTTGTCTTTTAAGTTATCCTCTCTATGTTTTCTTACACAATTTGCAACTTCTGTGATTGTATAATTGTTTTTTGCTTATAGTATGAACACAATTCCCATTTAGCTGTGATTTTATTTCACCATTTTTGATTTATTGATTGAGATTTGATTATGTTGTTTTTATATGTTTAGCATTCGTCATTTATTTGTTTGATGAAACATGGCATTTCTGTGCAGTCATTGGCATTAAGTGTTGCTGTAGATGAATAGTGGTTttttgttgttgtggttgttgttgacTTTTTTAGTCTTGAAACAGAATTCTAGAACGATACAGCAATGGGAAGGAAAGGGAATTGGTTTTCATCCGTAAAGAAAGCTTTTAGTCCAGATTCCAAGTATAAGAAGAACAAGGTTTTTGTCTAACTCATCTGTAATATTCATTTTGTTACTCAGAATTTTTGTTGATGTTGGGTTTTGCTTGAATGATTTTCACCATTTATATTTATGATTTCAGAGAGCAAGCAAATCAAAAAATTCGGTTGAAAATGAACAATCTGCAAATTCTGAATTTCCCACTTTAGAAACTGTCAGCACACCTCAGCATCTTCCTCCACCACCGGAGGTTCAATCAACTGAAGTAGTGGATGAGCAGGCTAAGTATGATTATAATGTTGAAGAGGCCAATACTTCATCCTATGTGCCTGCTGTTGAAGCTCCTGAGGTCGTTGCAGAAGTTGTTCAAGCCATTCCAGTAACTCGCTTCACGGGAATGTCAAGGGAGGAAGTGGCTGCCATCAAGATTCAAACGACATTTCGAGGATACCTGGTATATTTCTTTGTGCATGCACTTTTCTACGATGTTTCCAGGGAGTCATTAAATAATTATTTCTTTCTGTAACacttgaattatatcatttattCTGCTGAAGCGCGTTTTAATCTCTTGTTTTATTGGAAAACCATAAAAAAATACTTCCCCTTTTTACATGCCATATGCCCATTTCTTAATTCAATGATGCATATTTGGAATATATGTTTCTAACTTCGTTTTGTAATTAATTCTATTTCAAAAAACAAAAGAGAGTAGATAATACGTTAACCTAAATACTGGTCTGGAAATTCGCAAATATAGTATGTAAAAATTGTATATTCTCGTGTTAAATACGTTGCAATCAGTTATATCATATCAAGCCCGCATTCTTATTCCTTTGGGATTTCATGGGTTTAAATGTTTAAGGCTGCTAGATATATAAATCCAGATAATAGCATATACATAAGGTATAGAAACATATGGCATGACCTTGCCATTCCTCCTTTTAAGGAAAAACTACTAGTTAGTTGGATGAAGTAATAAATTTTTGATACCAACAAGCACTTATCTGATGGCGACAATAGTATACTGTCATAAAAAAATTTTGGAGAGCTGCTTTTAACCATTgtgttttatatttttattctatttttttatGAATGAAGCGATAGATTCAAAGtaattaagatttttggtttCTATTGCTTTCAGGCTAGAAGGGCATTACGGGCATTAAGAGGACTTGTCAGGTTGAAGTCACTAGTTGAAGGGGCCACAGTCAAACGCCAGACCACAAATACTTTACGAAGCATGCAAGGCATATCTCGTGTGCAGTCCCAGATCAACAACAGGAGGATCAGGATGACAGAGGAAAATCAAGCTCTTCAGAGGCAGCTTCTACAGGAGCGTGCAAAAGAACTCGAGAGCTTGCAGGTAAGCATTATAAGTTCcaaaaaaaaattagaatattCTATGTCCTAATGATGTATGATCAGCTCTTCACTTTAGACatcattaaatatatttttaCCCTAGACTTGCAAAGTTATTAGATTCTATCAGTGTTCCAAGTCcattttataaaaatgtaataGCTTATGGATGCCATGTGATCCAGAGCACACTTTTCCTACATCTCCAAGTCTAGCTTATGTTAATCAAGTTAAGTATGACATCTGTGGTATCTGTTTAGGTAATCATTTATATTAAATTCTTTTGTGGATTGTAAGGCTTCAGGAAAAATTGTACTATTTTCTATGTTATGGTTAATATGTTCATGTTATAATATGTACTGATTAATTACTTCCCAAACATAATTTGTACAATTGTGGAACTGTAGCTCTTTGTTCCCTGTGGCTGTGATTGATTCTCGTAAATTCTTCCTATGCTTTTCTCCTATTCTCCTGTCGAATTGTGGCggaattaataaatttaaatgaTGTACAGATGGGGGAGGATTGGAATGACAGTGCACAATCAAAAGAACAAATTGAAGCAAAGCTACTAAGCAAGTATGAAGCAACTATGAGAAGAGAAAGAGCAATGGCTTATTCGTTCTCCCATCAAGTAAGCTATCCACCTTTCTATCCCGTAAGACGATAACATGTATAAACACAAAAGTTGTACGATGTAAAGTGGGAAATTAAGTTTCTTGCATGACTAGACTGATGTCTGCTGTATGTATAAAAACTTATAGAAGTAGGCTGCAGGTCTAAATGTAGATTATTCTGACTTGGTTTAAGATTACTTTCTTGCGGAGAATGATGAGTAGCACTTTCCTAATACATTTAGTCTGTTATTTCTAGCCTACACTTCTACTCGAAACATGTTGGTCGCCAATGTAGACATGATTTGTGTTCTGCTAGTCTAGTTCCAGCCAACGCTAATTCTACCGAATCGTTCATAAATACTAG is a genomic window containing:
- the LOC141713588 gene encoding protein IQ-DOMAIN 2, producing MGRKGNWFSSVKKAFSPDSKYKKNKRASKSKNSVENEQSANSEFPTLETVSTPQHLPPPPEVQSTEVVDEQAKYDYNVEEANTSSYVPAVEAPEVVAEVVQAIPVTRFTGMSREEVAAIKIQTTFRGYLARRALRALRGLVRLKSLVEGATVKRQTTNTLRSMQGISRVQSQINNRRIRMTEENQALQRQLLQERAKELESLQMGEDWNDSAQSKEQIEAKLLSKYEATMRRERAMAYSFSHQQTWKKSARTTNLLFIDPTNPQWGWSWLERWMAARPETKTDKEATSGHFSVKGFAGNEIAKSFARHQLNSDKPITPGNRKLSSPSNLQSPAIPSSKVTSPKAARKFKPPSPGASVMSIDYDSKSMMSVQSEQNRRHSIAGSSVRDDESLASSPSVPGYMAATRSAKAKSRLQSPLGMENGTPEKVPAGYAKKRLSFPASPARPRRHSGPPRLDSASIADSNVNDIPVN